A region from the Kineothrix sp. IPX-CK genome encodes:
- a CDS encoding ABC transporter ATP-binding protein translates to MKEHLLSAEKVIAGYDKKIIIDGIDICVPSNKISVIIGGNGSGKSTLLKTLSRLIKPEGGNIVLDGKKIESYPSKLLAQTLGLLPQSPVVPEGITVFDLVCRGRFPYRTIMKSMSKSDYDAALEALEVMGIAELANHSVDKLSGGQRQRVWIALALAQQTDILLLDEPTTFLDIAYQVEILDLLTELNRTRGITIVMVLHDINLSARYADYLFAIRQGRLIVEGTPAKVISPELIKDIFGLDCCVINDPVSNSPLLFQSESITAEYENIRTHIAWFSRSKIHCRPPFHHP, encoded by the coding sequence ATGAAAGAACATTTATTGTCGGCAGAAAAGGTGATTGCCGGTTATGACAAAAAAATTATTATAGATGGGATAGATATTTGCGTTCCAAGCAATAAAATCAGCGTTATAATCGGAGGGAACGGCAGCGGAAAATCTACGTTACTGAAGACTCTGTCAAGACTGATCAAACCGGAAGGAGGGAATATTGTATTGGACGGCAAAAAGATAGAATCCTATCCATCAAAGCTGCTGGCACAAACCCTGGGGCTGCTGCCTCAGTCTCCGGTAGTTCCGGAAGGTATTACGGTATTTGATTTGGTTTGCCGGGGAAGGTTTCCTTACCGTACTATAATGAAAAGTATGAGTAAAAGTGATTACGATGCTGCCTTAGAAGCTCTTGAAGTTATGGGAATCGCGGAACTTGCTAACCATAGTGTAGATAAGCTTTCAGGAGGACAACGGCAAAGAGTGTGGATTGCACTGGCGCTGGCCCAGCAGACGGATATTCTGCTCTTGGATGAACCGACCACATTCCTGGATATCGCCTATCAGGTGGAAATTCTGGACTTGCTGACAGAGCTGAACAGGACAAGAGGGATTACTATCGTAATGGTATTGCACGATATCAATCTGTCTGCACGATATGCGGATTATCTGTTTGCAATCCGTCAGGGAAGGCTGATCGTAGAGGGAACTCCGGCCAAGGTCATTTCACCCGAACTAATAAAAGATATTTTTGGACTCGACTGCTGCGTAATAAATGATCCGGTTTCAAATTCCCCCTTGTTATTCCAATCGGAAAGTATCACCGCTGAATACGAAAATATTCGGACACATATTGCTTGGTTTTCTCGTTCCAAGATCCACTGCAGACCACCTTTCCACCATCCATGA
- a CDS encoding iron ABC transporter permease, which translates to MSGYHKRRRQHIVAVIVLLVLIFLLSIFMLIYGNTIYSPDVIYRVLRGEEIEGAVFTIKTLRLPRMLTGILAGMAFGMAGNTFQTLLRNDLASPDIIGVTAGSGFAAVFCILVLHMSGETVSIISLIAGLAVAVSIYLLSQGKSFSKVRLILIGIGIQAMLRAGISFVLLKGAQYDVATALRWLNGSLNGVQMDGVPSLFAVVIIGGFVLTLFGRHLKVMQLGDESAATMGVKVNIMYLVLILGAVFLVAFATSITGPIASVAFLSGPIASRLVGKSGVNTISAGLVGALLVLAADLVGQYALGTRYPAGVITGVLGAPYMLFLLVRVNSKGGNGS; encoded by the coding sequence ATGAGCGGGTACCATAAGAGACGCCGCCAGCATATTGTGGCAGTTATTGTACTGCTTGTTCTTATTTTTCTCCTGTCAATATTCATGCTTATATACGGAAATACGATTTATTCTCCCGATGTGATATACAGGGTATTAAGAGGAGAAGAAATAGAAGGTGCGGTATTTACGATAAAAACACTGCGGCTGCCCAGAATGCTCACCGGCATTTTAGCTGGTATGGCATTTGGCATGGCTGGAAATACTTTTCAGACTTTACTCAGAAACGATTTGGCGAGTCCTGATATTATAGGTGTCACCGCCGGTTCCGGTTTTGCAGCCGTTTTCTGTATTTTAGTGCTGCATATGAGCGGTGAAACTGTATCAATTATATCACTTATAGCGGGGCTTGCCGTAGCCGTCAGTATCTACTTGCTGTCACAGGGAAAAAGCTTTTCCAAGGTCCGTTTGATTCTTATCGGGATAGGAATTCAGGCAATGCTGAGGGCCGGAATATCCTTTGTATTACTGAAAGGAGCCCAATATGACGTAGCCACAGCTCTCCGCTGGCTGAACGGGAGCTTAAACGGCGTTCAGATGGACGGAGTACCGAGCCTATTTGCGGTAGTTATCATTGGGGGCTTTGTGCTCACATTATTTGGAAGGCATCTGAAAGTGATGCAGCTGGGAGATGAATCTGCCGCCACTATGGGAGTAAAAGTAAATATAATGTATCTGGTACTTATATTGGGAGCCGTATTCTTAGTTGCATTTGCCACTTCTATCACAGGCCCCATTGCATCTGTAGCATTTTTGTCAGGTCCTATTGCATCCAGATTGGTCGGAAAAAGCGGAGTAAATACGATATCTGCCGGTCTGGTAGGCGCATTGCTCGTACTTGCCGCAGATTTGGTCGGGCAGTATGCTTTAGGAACAAGATATCCGGCAGGTGTTATCACGGGCGTATTGGGCGCTCCTTATATGCTGTTTTTATTGGTACGGGTTAATAGCAAAGGAGGAAATGGATCATGA
- a CDS encoding FecCD family ABC transporter permease, whose protein sequence is MKISKNKIVIFLSSIGIVLCGLLSLAAGSRNVPVSDVLAALTGAGGDSFTVSVVQARIPRMVFGIIAGGALGVSGALMQSITRNPIADPSILGVNTGASLFVVCGIAFFNINLPNQYIWLALIGAGATAVFVYAIAAVGNGEITPIKLALSGTATSIALSSLVNTVMLPKSLVMDAFRFWQVGSIGGTGWDDIKIMAPYLAIGFLIAILLIPSLNSLALGDEIATSLGTNIKLTRGLGAFAGVLLCGATTALAGPIGFVGLMIPHFMRIIFGPDLKYIIPMSAIGGAGLLIVSDVIGRVIGSPGELEVGIITAFLGAPFFIMIARKAKVNSI, encoded by the coding sequence ATGAAAATATCCAAGAATAAAATTGTTATTTTTTTAAGTTCCATAGGTATCGTGTTATGCGGCCTGCTTTCTCTGGCGGCAGGCTCTCGAAATGTTCCGGTAAGCGATGTTCTTGCGGCACTTACCGGCGCAGGCGGAGATTCTTTTACGGTCAGTGTAGTGCAGGCAAGAATTCCAAGAATGGTCTTTGGCATAATAGCAGGAGGGGCACTCGGCGTATCGGGTGCCCTTATGCAGTCTATCACGAGAAACCCGATAGCAGATCCAAGCATACTGGGCGTAAATACCGGCGCTTCTTTATTTGTTGTATGCGGTATTGCATTTTTTAATATCAATCTGCCGAATCAGTACATCTGGCTGGCGTTAATCGGAGCAGGAGCTACGGCTGTGTTTGTGTATGCAATCGCCGCTGTCGGAAACGGAGAGATTACACCAATTAAACTGGCCTTATCAGGGACTGCCACAAGCATTGCATTATCTTCTCTGGTCAATACGGTTATGCTGCCCAAATCACTTGTTATGGACGCTTTTAGATTTTGGCAGGTCGGAAGCATCGGCGGTACCGGCTGGGATGATATAAAGATTATGGCCCCATATCTGGCAATAGGTTTCCTGATTGCCATCCTATTGATTCCCTCTTTGAATTCTCTCGCTCTTGGAGATGAAATAGCAACAAGTCTGGGAACCAATATAAAACTGACTCGAGGATTAGGCGCTTTCGCAGGAGTACTGCTATGCGGTGCAACAACAGCTTTGGCAGGCCCCATTGGCTTTGTGGGCCTAATGATTCCCCATTTCATGCGGATCATATTCGGTCCTGACTTAAAGTACATTATTCCTATGTCTGCAATCGGCGGAGCAGGCCTCTTAATTGTGTCCGATGTAATAGGGCGGGTAATCGGAAGCCCCGGCGAACTTGAAGTAGGAATCATAACAGCCTTTTTGGGTGCCCCCTTCTTTATTATGATTGCCCGGAAAGCGAAGGTGAACTCTATATGA
- a CDS encoding iron-siderophore ABC transporter substrate-binding protein: MYMRQKKIRLGLMALLAITTVFTACGSKATVNEITEETGDKAAVEEAAVEETAGEDTSKDAASKDAAVTYPVTITHAFGETVIESQPERIATISWGNQDVPLALGVVPVGVSKANFGAVDENGLLFWTADKYKELGTEEPVVFDDTDGLDYEAISDTAPDVILAAYSGITQEEYDLLSQIAPVIAYPEYPWQTYWREQTLLDARGMGKEAEAEVLIAETEDLINTKVAEYESLQGKTAAFFYFNASDLGTFYIYLPTDPRASYLMDLGFEFPESVLQLADDPSAFTVTISAENIDALKDIDMIVTYGDDSVLQALQADSLVGQIPAVADGALVMLDSTTALTASTTPSVLSIPATIDEYLALLNEAAEKVNENIQE; the protein is encoded by the coding sequence ATGTATATGCGACAAAAAAAAATCAGATTAGGCCTTATGGCACTTTTAGCTATTACTACCGTTTTTACAGCCTGCGGCAGCAAGGCAACCGTTAATGAAATAACAGAAGAAACAGGCGATAAGGCAGCAGTCGAAGAAGCCGCTGTTGAAGAAACTGCCGGAGAGGATACCTCTAAAGATGCTGCTTCAAAGGACGCTGCCGTTACATATCCTGTTACTATCACACATGCTTTTGGTGAAACCGTTATCGAAAGCCAGCCGGAACGTATTGCGACCATATCCTGGGGCAATCAGGATGTTCCCCTCGCTTTGGGAGTTGTTCCCGTCGGAGTTTCAAAAGCGAATTTCGGAGCAGTTGATGAAAACGGCCTTCTTTTCTGGACAGCAGATAAGTATAAAGAACTCGGAACAGAAGAGCCGGTGGTCTTTGATGATACCGACGGTCTGGATTATGAAGCGATCAGTGATACGGCACCGGACGTAATTTTAGCGGCATATTCCGGAATAACGCAGGAAGAATATGACTTGTTAAGTCAGATAGCTCCTGTTATTGCATACCCTGAATACCCTTGGCAGACCTATTGGAGAGAGCAGACTCTTCTGGATGCCAGAGGTATGGGAAAAGAAGCGGAAGCAGAAGTGTTGATTGCCGAAACGGAAGATTTAATCAACACGAAAGTTGCTGAGTATGAAAGCTTACAGGGCAAAACAGCTGCCTTCTTCTATTTTAATGCTTCCGACTTAGGTACGTTTTATATTTATCTGCCTACAGATCCGCGCGCATCCTATTTAATGGACCTTGGGTTTGAATTCCCTGAAAGTGTACTTCAGTTAGCGGATGACCCCAGCGCATTTACTGTTACTATTAGTGCAGAGAATATTGATGCCTTAAAAGATATCGACATGATTGTAACATACGGTGACGATTCCGTACTTCAAGCCTTACAGGCAGACAGTCTGGTAGGACAAATACCGGCAGTTGCAGACGGAGCTTTGGTAATGCTCGATTCAACGACAGCACTTACAGCATCTACTACTCCTTCCGTATTATCAATTCCGGCTACTATTGATGAGTACCTTGCATTGTTAAATGAGGCGGCAGAAAAGGTAAATGAAAATATCCAAGAATAA
- a CDS encoding LacI family DNA-binding transcriptional regulator: MAVMKDVAKLAGVSVSTVSFVLNGTAKEHKVADGTALKVVKAAKQLGYKINSSACDTNGVHVWQPTITFFMPVDSVWMDMNVIIASINKHRKQIGRDYNLLLCPYEKNHLKDKLETVQRSAYDSAVISIESETDLKTLEEQAEDLPFVIYNYISKKYPSVSYLADEAIEKAVKMIVAKGYRNLLVLSGSDSWQHGDEYLNMFIRCCKNSGIYLLEENFIATENTMIGGAIGARHILNMETKPEVIICMNSTLAFGAIPLLARNHFLIPRDAELLCFGSSGDADHIVNYIPSLSMIARPIDEITMKAFDIALHLMEGNGAEPVHYTCSCDLLLHDSFSL, encoded by the coding sequence ATGGCTGTTATGAAAGATGTTGCAAAACTTGCAGGAGTATCCGTATCAACAGTAAGTTTTGTGTTAAACGGGACAGCAAAAGAGCATAAGGTGGCGGACGGTACTGCCCTGAAAGTAGTAAAAGCCGCAAAACAACTTGGGTATAAAATAAATTCCTCAGCTTGTGACACAAATGGAGTACATGTATGGCAGCCTACAATTACCTTTTTTATGCCTGTGGATTCTGTATGGATGGATATGAATGTCATTATTGCAAGCATCAATAAGCACAGAAAGCAAATAGGACGCGATTATAATCTTTTACTGTGTCCGTATGAAAAAAATCACTTGAAGGATAAGCTCGAAACAGTGCAGCGGTCGGCCTATGATTCGGCGGTAATCAGTATCGAAAGTGAGACTGATTTGAAAACTCTGGAAGAGCAGGCAGAAGACTTGCCCTTTGTAATATATAACTATATAAGTAAGAAATATCCCAGCGTTTCCTATCTGGCTGATGAAGCAATTGAGAAAGCAGTAAAAATGATCGTTGCAAAAGGTTATCGTAATCTGCTGGTCCTTTCAGGCAGTGACAGCTGGCAGCACGGAGACGAGTATCTCAATATGTTCATACGGTGCTGTAAGAACAGTGGGATCTATCTTCTAGAAGAGAACTTTATTGCTACGGAAAATACTATGATCGGAGGAGCCATCGGTGCACGCCATATTTTAAATATGGAAACAAAACCGGAAGTTATCATATGTATGAACAGCACATTGGCTTTTGGCGCCATACCACTTCTGGCGCGCAATCACTTTCTGATTCCCAGAGACGCCGAATTACTTTGCTTCGGCTCATCCGGAGACGCAGATCATATCGTGAATTATATTCCTTCCTTATCTATGATAGCAAGACCGATTGATGAAATAACAATGAAGGCCTTTGATATTGCACTTCATCTGATGGAAGGCAATGGTGCAGAACCGGTACACTATACGTGTTCTTGCGACTTATTGCTACACGACAGTTTTTCTTTATAA
- a CDS encoding sensor histidine kinase has product MKEYMEGLFGRKSSIQRKVIIVYLLMAVLPIIIITFSASIMYYNSILKGAYSLVEQNTRQHEVVVQERMDALKGVLYELLINNECIKLADSINKGDEEDLLVNGAAMETLLRRSVYTYQSIRSAAFVADNGQYVTYSKWYGSMNESIWADPEQREEIYDKINKEQKLSFIASVNLSNTEGRDDYVIMMGYPVKHLKTKEQKGVLVMALDDDVLLFDEGDESRENGKEANGITTVILNGEDRIIAGVQNSYLNKNYNDYLDDEFGNIKRISENRKKIEGTDWTIVNIIDTAVYRKDIYHLVSVVFILMITVTCFFFLIVFFASRKYIGTVQKIAQGIHDYEGIGEDKIDVDVNEKDELYVIVRQFNKMTERVNSLVEMLRQRNEEIKAAAISQKHAEIKALEAQINPHFLFNTLDSINWRAIEHDEVEISDMLGTLGSLLRYSVSNIDMEVVLEAEISWLKKYIFLQRDRFHDSFDCSYDITEQAMEFPIYKMLLQPIIENTILHAFEEVKEGGMIYVKAFVRQDEKLEIRIKDNGCGMENEVVAEITQEIEEKGPLNSKRIGISNVIHRLRIYYQEEAEIIVNSKLSEGSEFILIIPNRQDERRR; this is encoded by the coding sequence ATGAAAGAATACATGGAAGGTCTTTTTGGAAGGAAATCCAGCATACAAAGAAAGGTTATCATCGTGTACTTGCTTATGGCTGTACTTCCGATCATCATCATAACCTTTTCTGCAAGCATCATGTACTACAACAGCATTTTAAAAGGTGCCTACAGTCTTGTAGAGCAGAATACAAGACAGCATGAGGTTGTTGTTCAGGAAAGGATGGACGCCCTGAAGGGCGTTTTGTATGAACTACTCATCAATAACGAATGCATTAAGCTGGCTGACAGCATTAATAAAGGAGATGAAGAGGACCTTCTGGTAAATGGAGCCGCTATGGAGACCTTGCTTCGAAGGAGCGTTTATACCTACCAGAGCATCCGGAGCGCCGCTTTTGTCGCGGATAACGGGCAGTATGTAACCTATTCAAAATGGTATGGCAGTATGAACGAAAGTATTTGGGCGGATCCGGAGCAAAGAGAAGAAATTTACGATAAAATCAATAAAGAACAGAAATTATCTTTTATAGCTTCCGTTAATTTAAGCAATACGGAAGGAAGAGATGATTATGTTATAATGATGGGTTACCCGGTAAAACATCTCAAGACAAAAGAGCAAAAAGGCGTGTTGGTTATGGCGCTGGATGATGATGTACTTTTGTTTGATGAAGGCGATGAGAGCAGGGAGAACGGAAAAGAAGCAAACGGAATTACTACGGTAATATTGAATGGTGAGGACAGAATCATTGCCGGGGTTCAAAACTCTTACTTAAATAAGAATTATAACGACTATCTGGATGATGAATTCGGTAATATCAAAAGAATATCGGAGAATAGAAAAAAGATAGAGGGAACTGATTGGACAATTGTAAATATTATTGATACCGCCGTATACAGAAAAGATATCTATCATCTGGTAAGTGTGGTCTTTATTCTCATGATAACGGTTACCTGTTTCTTTTTTTTGATTGTGTTTTTTGCATCGAGAAAGTATATAGGAACTGTCCAGAAGATAGCACAGGGTATCCATGATTATGAAGGGATAGGCGAAGATAAGATCGATGTGGATGTGAATGAAAAGGATGAGCTATATGTAATCGTCAGACAGTTCAATAAGATGACGGAAAGGGTTAATTCCCTTGTAGAAATGCTCCGTCAGAGAAATGAGGAGATCAAGGCGGCAGCAATCAGCCAGAAGCATGCGGAGATAAAGGCCCTTGAAGCTCAGATCAACCCTCATTTCCTTTTCAATACACTGGATTCCATTAACTGGAGAGCTATTGAACATGATGAGGTGGAAATCAGCGATATGCTGGGAACATTAGGAAGCCTTTTGAGATACAGTGTTTCCAACATCGATATGGAAGTAGTGCTGGAAGCGGAGATCAGCTGGTTGAAAAAATACATTTTTCTCCAAAGAGACCGTTTTCATGATTCATTTGACTGCAGCTATGATATTACTGAGCAAGCGATGGAATTTCCTATTTATAAAATGCTCTTGCAGCCTATCATTGAAAATACGATATTGCATGCTTTTGAAGAGGTAAAGGAAGGCGGAATGATCTATGTGAAAGCTTTTGTCCGCCAGGATGAAAAACTCGAAATCCGTATCAAGGACAATGGCTGCGGCATGGAGAACGAGGTCGTTGCTGAGATTACACAAGAAATAGAGGAGAAAGGCCCTCTTAACAGCAAGCGTATAGGGATCAGCAATGTCATCCACAGGCTGAGGATATATTATCAGGAAGAAGCGGAGATTATTGTTAACAGTAAGCTTAGTGAAGGCAGCGAATTTATTCTGATCATACCGAACAGACAAGACGAGAGAAGGAGATAG
- a CDS encoding response regulator transcription factor, whose amino-acid sequence MKTIVIVEDEFRIRQGLGSLINKVDMGCKVIGEAENGYEGLKMIQDLEPDIVITDIQMPKIDGLQMIEQAKEMGAVCTFVILSGYADFEYARRGIRLGVKEYLLKPATISSVKELLIKLAGNGEEEACRPEEEYSGMVKEMIAIMEESYGMRLGLDTFADKFRLTPEYISNLFAKETKMTFSNYLKKVRIEKAKELILSTDMKIYEVACSVGYSDQKYFSKVFKEYTGVSAKQFAIDVQKNKRK is encoded by the coding sequence ATGAAAACGATTGTTATCGTAGAAGATGAATTCAGAATCAGACAGGGCCTTGGAAGCCTTATTAATAAAGTGGATATGGGGTGTAAGGTAATAGGGGAAGCTGAAAACGGATATGAGGGCCTTAAAATGATTCAGGATTTGGAGCCTGATATTGTGATCACCGATATCCAGATGCCCAAGATTGACGGTCTGCAAATGATTGAGCAGGCAAAGGAAATGGGAGCAGTCTGTACATTTGTAATACTGAGCGGTTATGCCGATTTCGAATATGCGAGAAGAGGAATACGGCTTGGTGTAAAAGAATATCTGTTAAAGCCGGCAACGATATCCAGTGTCAAGGAATTACTGATCAAGCTGGCGGGAAACGGAGAGGAAGAAGCCTGCCGGCCGGAAGAAGAATATTCGGGGATGGTGAAGGAAATGATCGCGATTATGGAGGAAAGTTACGGCATGCGTCTGGGGCTCGATACTTTTGCCGATAAATTCAGACTGACGCCTGAATATATAAGTAATTTGTTTGCCAAAGAAACAAAAATGACATTTTCCAACTATTTAAAAAAAGTCCGGATAGAAAAAGCCAAGGAGCTTATTTTGTCTACTGATATGAAGATTTATGAAGTGGCATGCAGTGTAGGGTATTCGGATCAGAAATATTTTTCCAAAGTATTTAAGGAATATACAGGAGTTTCAGCTAAGCAGTTTGCAATAGATGTACAAAAAAATAAAAGAAAATAG
- a CDS encoding ABC transporter substrate-binding protein, whose amino-acid sequence MKKSIALLTAMAMVAGTLMACGSSTESASGEKVTEAADNTAVENENTEGTDSGTDKTSADGRTEITFWHYMSEDKEGKYVNQAVEEFNNAQDEIYVTAQYLPRDELMKQYTIGVVSGELPDCGMVDNPDHNSYASMGVFEDITDLYNSWEDASFMEGSINSCYYEGKLYGLPWGNNCLGLFYNKEMLDAAGIEVPTTWSELEAACEKLTTDTCKGLAISAIGNEEGTFQYMPWLLSSGGSVTDLASEGSKESMSYLYGLIEKGYISRECVNWTQADAEKQFAAGQAAMMINGPWQFSGLADDAPDLAYGVAKVPKADNGEYASVLGGENVAICTGANVEASWKFLTWITSKEKSQDICKSIGRFSPRADVNVQEMFADDPLNSVFAEVMPSAQSRGPSPDWPEISAAIYTAQQEVFTGQKDVDTAMTDAQAKIDAIGSK is encoded by the coding sequence ATGAAAAAGAGTATAGCATTATTAACGGCAATGGCAATGGTTGCCGGAACACTTATGGCATGCGGGAGCAGCACGGAATCAGCTTCCGGGGAGAAGGTAACAGAAGCAGCGGACAATACGGCAGTAGAAAATGAAAATACCGAGGGTACCGATTCCGGTACCGACAAGACATCTGCAGACGGAAGAACGGAGATTACTTTCTGGCACTATATGTCGGAAGACAAAGAAGGAAAATATGTGAACCAGGCTGTAGAAGAATTCAACAATGCACAGGATGAAATCTATGTAACAGCGCAATATTTACCGAGAGATGAGCTCATGAAGCAATACACGATCGGTGTGGTATCGGGAGAATTGCCGGATTGCGGCATGGTGGATAACCCGGATCATAATTCTTATGCGTCCATGGGTGTTTTCGAGGATATCACAGACCTTTACAATTCATGGGAAGATGCAAGTTTCATGGAGGGTTCTATTAACTCCTGCTATTATGAAGGTAAATTATACGGACTTCCGTGGGGAAACAATTGCCTGGGCCTTTTCTATAACAAGGAAATGCTGGATGCGGCAGGGATAGAGGTACCCACCACCTGGTCTGAACTGGAAGCAGCTTGTGAAAAATTGACAACAGATACATGTAAAGGACTGGCTATTTCGGCAATCGGTAATGAGGAAGGCACCTTCCAGTATATGCCCTGGTTATTGTCTTCAGGCGGAAGCGTGACCGATTTAGCTTCCGAAGGCTCTAAAGAATCCATGTCATATTTATATGGCTTAATTGAAAAAGGTTATATCAGCAGAGAATGCGTGAACTGGACGCAGGCAGATGCTGAAAAGCAATTTGCAGCAGGACAGGCAGCTATGATGATCAACGGTCCCTGGCAGTTCTCGGGACTTGCAGATGATGCTCCGGACCTTGCTTACGGCGTTGCAAAAGTTCCGAAGGCAGATAACGGAGAATATGCTTCCGTACTCGGAGGTGAGAATGTTGCTATCTGTACCGGCGCTAATGTAGAGGCATCATGGAAATTCTTAACCTGGATTACGAGCAAAGAAAAGTCACAGGATATTTGCAAATCCATCGGACGTTTTTCACCGAGAGCCGATGTAAATGTACAGGAAATGTTTGCGGACGATCCTCTTAATTCCGTGTTTGCGGAGGTAATGCCGAGTGCGCAGTCCAGAGGTCCTTCACCTGATTGGCCGGAAATCTCCGCAGCAATTTACACCGCACAGCAGGAAGTGTTCACAGGACAAAAAGATGTGGATACCGCAATGACGGATGCTCAGGCTAAGATAGATGCTATAGGTTCAAAATAA